From Triticum aestivum cultivar Chinese Spring chromosome 4A, IWGSC CS RefSeq v2.1, whole genome shotgun sequence, a single genomic window includes:
- the LOC123086292 gene encoding G8 domain-containing protein DDB_G0286311: MVVRLLFLLLPLACSLLFLELPSVSGKPTVHDDLDPAQVTNPTTPITVPSTNPTPTIITVPSTNPTITIPSLNPLPTPITTPSNDPSTTLPLPTPSTSAPNTPVTIPVTTPSTFPPSAPLTNPATNPMVPTVGTTPPTSPTTTPVTAPVVSGQQAWCVAKAGSSQTALQDALDYACGIGGADCSPIQPSGSCYYPNTLEAHASYAFNSYYQKNPAPSSCDFRGAAMLANANPSSATCVLASSMSSPTSSTAGSTAPTTSSTSPVTSSSDSDPGSSVLNSSGSGISGSSDFGSDFPGEANTGNGWHSILPSGWSWAGLFSTLALPYVGGIF, from the exons ATGGTTGttcgcctcctcttcctcctcctgcccCTCGCTTgctccctcctcttcctcgagctccCCTCGGTCTCAG GCAAACCAACTGTCCATGATGACTTGGATCCAGCTCAAGTGACCAACCCGACCACGCCCATCACAGTCCCATCGACGAACCCAACACCAACAATCATCACCGTGCCGTCCACAAACCCTACCATCACAATCCCTTCATTAAACCCTTTGCCCACACCTATCACAACCCCCTCAAACGACCCTTCTACCACATTACCATTGCCAACCCCTTCGACATCTGCACCCAACACGCCAGTCACCATTCCTGTTACCACCCCTTCGACATTCCCCCCATCGGCACCACTGACAAACCCAGCGACGAACCCAATGGTGCCTACTGTCGGCACTACACCGCCTACTTCTCCGACCACTACTCCAGTCACAGCTCCTGTTGTGTCAGGGCAGCAAGCCTGGTGCGTGGCCAAGGCCGGCTCATCACAAACCGCGCTCCAGGACGCACTGGACTATGCGTGCGGTATTGGTGGAGCAGATTGCTCACCAATACAGCCATCAGGGAGCTGCTATTATCCAAATACCTTGGAAGCCCATGCGTCATACGCCTTCAACAGCTATTACCAGAAGAACCCTGCACCCTCCAGCTGCGACTTTAGGGGTGCCGCAATGCTTGCCAATGCTAATCCAA GCTCAGCAACCTGTGTATTGGCATCATCAATGTCTTCTCCAACGAG CTCTACTGCTGGATCCACTGCTCCTACTACATCATCCACTAGCCCTGTTACTAGTTCATCTGATTCTGATCCAGGATCATCAGTACTGAACTCGAGTGGCTCAGGCATTTCTGGATCATCAGACTTTGGGTCGGACTTCCCAGGAGAGGCCAACACTGGCAATGGTTGGCACTCAATCTTGCCCTCTGGCTGGTCCTGGGCAGGTTTGTTCTCAACGCTTGCATTGCCATACGTTGGAGGGATATTTTGA